The proteins below are encoded in one region of Brassica napus cultivar Da-Ae chromosome A6, Da-Ae, whole genome shotgun sequence:
- the LOC106350220 gene encoding AP-1 complex subunit mu-2 produces the protein MAGAASALFLLDIKGRVLVWRDYRGDVTAAQAERFFSKLIEKEGDSESNEPVVYDNGVTYMFVQHSNVYLMIASRQNCNAASLLFFLHRVIDVFKHYFEELEEESLRDNFVVVYELLDEMMDFGYPQYTEARILSEFIKTDAYRMEVTQRPPMAVTNAVSWRSEGLQFKKNEVFLDVVESVNILVNSNGQIVRSDVVGALKMRTYLSGMPECKLGLNDRVLLEAQGRATKGKAIDLEDIKFHQCVRLARFENDRTISFIPPDGAFDLMTYRLSTQVKPLIWVEAQIERHSRSRVEMLVKARSQFKERSTATNVEIELPVPTDASNPTVRTSLGSAAYAPEKDALVWKIKSFPGNKEYMLRAEFHLPSITAEEATPERKAPIRVKFEIPYFTVSGIQVRYLKVIEKSGYQALPWVRYITMAGEYELRLM, from the exons ATGGCAGGGGCGGCCTCCGCGCTGTTTCTGCTCGACATCAAAGGCCGCGTCCTCGTCTGGCGCGATTACCGCGGCGACGTCACCGCTGCTCAAGCCGAGCGTTTCTTCTCCAAACTCATCGAGAAAGAG GGAGATTCAGAGTCTAATGAACCGGTTGTTTATGATAATGGAGTGACCTACATGTTTGTACAGCATAGTAACGTTTACCTCATGATAGCTTCCAGGCAGAACTGTAACGCCGCCAGTCTTCTCTTCTTCCTGCATCGCGTCATCGAT GTCTTCAAGCACTATTTTGAGGAGTTGGAGGAAGAGTCGTTGAGGGATAACTTTGTGGTTGTG TATGAGTTGCTTGACGAGATGATGGACTTTGGGTACCCTCAGTATACTGAAGCAAGGATCCTTAGTGAGTTCATCAAGACTGATGCTTATAGGATGGAAGTTACGCAGAGACCTCCTATGGCTGTTACTAATGCTGTTTCGTGGAGGAGTGAGGGGTTACAGTTTAAGAAAAACGAA GTTTTCTTGGACGTGGTAGAGAGTGTAAATATCCTTGTGAACAGTAATGGGCAAATTGTGAGGTCTGATGTCGTTGGAGCACTGAAGATGCGAACATATTTGAG TGGAATGCCAGAGTGTAAGCTAGGTCTGAATGATAGAGTACTGTTGGAAGCACAGGGACGAGCAACAAAAGGAAAAGCTATTGATTTGGAGGACATCAAATTTCACCA GTGTGTTCGATTGGCCCGTTTTGAGAACGATAGGACGATATCATTCATACCACCTGATGGGGCTTTTGATTTAATGACATATAGACTCAGTACCCAG GTAAAGCCTCTTATATGGGTCGAAGCTCAGATAGAGAGGCATTCTAGGAGTCGTGTTGAGATGCTAGTAAAAGCGAGAAGCCAGTTCAAGGAAAGAAG CACTGCAACGAATGTTGAGATCGAGTTGCCTGTACCAACTGATGCATCCAACCCCACAGTTAGAACATCTCTCGGGTCTGCCGCATATGCTCCCGAAAAAGATGCATTGGTTTGGAAAATCAAATCTTTCCCTGGGAACAAG GAGTATATGTTGAGAGCAGAGTTCCATCTCCCAAGTATAACCGCAGAGGAAGCAACACCTGAGCGAAAAGCTCCTATTCGTGTCAAATTCGAGATTCCATATTTCACTGTTTCAGGAATACAG